The genomic window TCATGATGTTACTATAATGGCtactttatgtaattaattcctACATACTTTAAATGATAAACTATTTTCACCTCTTTTTACTTTTCAGACTGCCCTCAGTATGTACTTTCAAGAAGCTGCTATACCAAAGAACAATGCGGGCCTCGCTGtaagtatttttcaaagcttGTTCATTTGtcctgaattatttttatatacttagcAGTAGTCTTTAATATCATCATGAGATGACTTGGGGTTTAAAATGATGAGACGTATGAAATTTTACTTATTCAGCagcaattattaatataatttaatatatattgtatagtaAATCAGGATTTTATGATGGAATAGATGTGTACTAagtattccttatttattcagtccagttcagtcttaggactgttTGTATCGGTCCTTGTTACTAAAGATACTCTAAGGAAAGAGGTGACTCGCatcaatggagaaaaaatataatcactttGAATGAAATTGTCTGTGGAGCATCAAATGTATAAAGCGTTTGGGATAATTTATTTCCGAAAATTAATGTGCGTACATTCCATTGTCAGTCcctcctagaaaaggaaatacaattaatgtatatggacttcaatgaCAATTCTTAGGTGAGATGGAGTAATTACAGTACaattatgtttacttataatttatcaGTGCAAGACCATCGGACCAATTAaaagatcatttaaaaatataaaaaaatctacttacGCTATGATCATCTTTGGACTTCAGTTATTGCCagagattgtatttttttgttgatacaTATTATAGTTACATTATCCTTGCCCTCTACAAATATCTCGtatcattttttgatcgagggcGTGTGAATGTGTGAAGGTACATctttagagatgtgaaaattgtcaaaatcctcgtgagcataggtttaaaaaaaaagtttaattcagCAACCCGCAGGATATTAcaactcttattaattatttttccaactttCAAACATTCAAAGATAAGTATAGTTTTTATAGTAACCTCTGTCAGCATATATGTCTtctatcaaagttattttttgtatttacactCACGAGGGTTGTGACAATTTAACATCCCTCTACGACAAAAGTGACAAATTGATTCATCTAACTTGcaacgaagattatatatggtcacagtgcgaacttttaaattttgagaggtcaaggccAGAGGTTAATCTtgcacaaaacgttaaaaatacatagtcgacaataattttggaacatattgagaTTCAGAACTCaaattgatgtatttatgtAGGTTTAGTAaagatgtttattataataaagcaTCCTAGGTCAAGAATTAAGGTCAAAGTCAcacaaaaggtcaaaaaatcataattgaccATCActattgaacaaattgagatacaaagCTAGAATCATCTCTTAAACACAGGATTCTGACATCATGAAACATTGAATTATTCGCTAGGGCGAATTGTTATTATTCTAAGTAAGtttggaataaaattcatattgttGAAAACTAATGATGGATTTCTTTACACTTTGTGgagtacaatatatatgtatatataaatagatattaaagTAAGTATGAATGCAAtggatattaaatttcattaaattcaacatgATTAACATTgcacatttttgacttttaaataataaagaaatgatatttcatttaggAAAAATTACTATAGTTGGAGGTCTGCGCTCTACTGGTGTCAATtcaagttcatttttattttagcagGTCCTCTTTCCTTAGAGTATTTTGAATCATTACCACTatcaattctttattttcttctaaaagtgTTGATAGGTGGACCATATTCAGACCAAgaagatatttcaaatatgtattataaacaaaaaatatatctgtcttcattattatataagagaataattaaatagagataaatccctcaatgacgtcacaaaggattgacttatttttaagGACGGACAAGTAAGACTGAACTGGCCTGTGTTCCTCGGTTCTAAGGCAGAAccgttttttatttaatatgatattaaatcaGGGCTGTCCAGGGAAATGGAAAAAACCTATTGGgaaatttgctatattttatgtggaagatgtttttttttgttttttttttttaatgttcctttaattggttagatggagttgcactgattaagtataagtaaacattatagtattacaattattccatttaacctaggaatcttttggtgaaatccatatacagaaagtatatttccttctctaggaatcaccggggcgcaAACAGAAGGGGGGAGgttgtagtaaaaaaatgtaggaTATTtaatagagaaagaaaattaaatggtATTCATGTACACCCCCGCCCCCAGAGAAAAATCCATCTTGGAGACGGGtctaatcaaaatgaaatttatttgtcaCTTATTTCtgtctgtttttattatttcagcTCCTCACGCCGACCAACACTCCAGCAACACCACCAAATTTTCCAGAGgctttaaatatgttttcaaatatgTCTACCTCAGATTCCTCCTCTAAAATGGTGGCAGCATCTCCTGGTAAGTATCTCCTGATAGTTTTTGATCTAACATTCATAGCTACCTCAAAAGAAATACATAGTAAATTACATCAGGGATGAGTTGATTTGTTTGATATTCGAATAAAACTAGAACTCTCTCGGATTGGTTtgaaaagacaatttttattttacctcgtttataaaaaaatgaaaatacatattatatatactagagtatacttgtatatataccgagtggtccattaaaatctgaatactttgaattttaaacttgaacaagatataatttaataatgaataatagaatttccaaaaaaataaatactataaatcgATGTATGTCCTCTCAGTTCTCTCAGATAATTAATGtagcttccaggcggcggagaaaggcctggcacccgctgtggATGCAGTCCTTTGTCATGGTGCTAGCACAGTTCTGGCTGACAatagctttgagggcctcggtgtttggataataaacactgcaggccttccccccTCGGCATGCACCCAGAAGGTGTAGTTGAGGGGGTAGGGATCCTAGCTGTTTGGGgggaaaagagtaaaaaaaaaaagagtttaaaatactcattcaaaatatttgtgcAAAGGAAGAGATGGgcttctttcattactggtgtcaaaagtggcctctccaccctcagaAGGCTCTGTCCACAcgcttttttgatagctctcaaAAAGTTCGatacgtcactcaactttatttcttcttttttttaaatagtttctagtactgagagtccAAAGGACTGATAGTCTTAAATACCGGTCCTAAGGGTTGGCTTGACcgaaataagaactgacacaacataAGTTGTGTTTGTAATAAGTATGCAGACACTGTAATTTTAAAGTGTAGAGTGCACATCGATCTGAAAACTCCCTTTTATAGCAGCACGATTTTTGAATTAgcaaaacatgaaataaaaaagattttcaatataaaatttaaactcatttgtgaataaacattatagacttaatgacatattttttattcatttttaaaactattttgtacTTATTCTCCCTGTTCTTGAATCTATTCTGGAACcaattgatttcaatttttttttccttagttcagtcttaaaaaattctttaaattctatttataacactttgcaacaaaatgaaggtaatGGAGTGCCCTTGAGGGtgaaacttaaaattaaatttcatatgtacatttttttgtaaaaaaaaattaaatattaaatttttcgcagaaaaatttcaaaaatccatagttattcacaaaaataattaatttgttgggaatttaaactaaaaaaatatattttttggaaaaaatgaaaatattaaatttttcggagaaaaatttcaaaaataaatagctattcacagaagatttaattttctgggaaaaaaattaaaatattaaattttcttgtaggAATAAAACATTCCTTGATTCCCTCCCCAGCGGACGCCCCTGCGCTTTTTTGATGTCCCACAAATTTAGACAACTTGTTGCCCAATCttactaatattaaattgtgttcttcttttttcagGGCCACATGCAAATTCTTCATTGTCACCTCGAGGACGAAGTCATATATTTCAAGCCTCTAGATGGTTGGCCCCCTCCATGGGAGTAAGCAATGGATCCACTTCCAGCTTCCCCTCTTCAAACTCCAATACGGCAGATTGTCAATTCCAAATAGACAATAACTACATTGGTTCATCAAACAGTGTAATTTGATTTCCCTTTCTTAACCCCGTCGGAAGGTCTACTTTCAATTACCTTTATTCTATAAATGCATATTGATCCTCCACTCCTTTATTGTCATAAAGAGGCTATATTGACTTATTTTGTAACTGAACGACACAAAGAAATAACGATATTCTttcaactttttacaaaattgaaaccCTATTTGTCTATTGGACAAAatgattgtattttataaacatattagctttgttagatataaaataacatcATGGATTAACGATTAATTACACTTTTCCTCCATTACCCGATTTCATAATCGCAAAAGACGAGACCTAGTTTCCCTCAAAACATACAACTTCATAAGTTAAGAACGACTTAAATAAgctttgttttgaaaaatatctattgAGATGATTTATATATCTCGAGAATTAAGTATGGAATATATACggataaaaatgtgtttaaatgAAGTTCTGTAGAGTGGTActattctgtttattttttacaatatctgCTCAATGCGCCTCTAAAAAGGTAATTTTACTAAACGCgtatattgtaaaaaagtaacTTCATATCCTAAGGGATAGCTAAAAGTCAAAAACTCATATTGGAAAATGTTACATGTTTGAAGAGATATGGAacaataattatacttaaaaaccTATCTTCttcgttcttctttttttcttttttttttttgtaacatccTAAAAATGTTCTTCAAAAACATAGATTTATAGCAAAATCATTTCCAGTACAGATAAACACTGttttaaggatttaaaaataacttattggtGCGTAGCCCAAAATTTAGATATAGATTTTAACCTAAAACTACACACTTTATAGTCACTGTCGGGAATGTCGGGGAACTGTAAATGTTATTTAGTAAAATGCTTGTTCAATATAATACTTGGATAATTGATCCTTAATGATTTGTATACTCAAGATATCTAATGTTCTagcaaacatttatttaaattgatggaAATTTTTTCTTGTCTAATTTATTCGCAGAAgacttcaaaaaagtataacagAATAGCCCAacaattattatctttaaattgaggtgatttaaaattgaatgaacTATCATTTCACTGGTTtcattttggagtttttttaaactaattatttttctatatatgcGGGACATGGGGGGGGGGAGTACAGCAATACCCTGAATCGTCCGGTTTAGTTCTATGAATATACTGTACAGTTTGACACTGTTTTTGCAACAAACTGTGATTGTATTCTTTTTGCATGTAAATAgtggatttttattaaaagggtCATGGAATGAAAAGCTATAGGGGAGGCAGGAGAACTTTGCAACACACCCTAATACTGAAACATCAACAAAGCCACAGTCACAAACATTATATTACAATTCAAATTAtagtgagagaaaaaaaacaatcctttttgTCAACTTCTCTTTGAGatacata from Lepeophtheirus salmonis chromosome 1, UVic_Lsal_1.4, whole genome shotgun sequence includes these protein-coding regions:
- the LOC121131962 gene encoding UBA-like domain-containing protein 1 isoform X1, producing MDTLKENVMINQFVLVAGCSRDQATKILSQAGWQFQTALSMYFQEAAIPKNNAGLALLTPTNTPATPPNFPEALNMFSNMSTSDSSSKMVAASPGPHANSSLSPRGRSHIFQASRWLAPSMGVSNGSTSSFPSSNSNTADCQFQIDNNYIGSSNSVNNPEAGVFNREMH
- the LOC121131962 gene encoding UBA-like domain-containing protein 1 isoform X2; this encodes MDTLKENVMINQFVLVAGCSRDQATKILSQAGWQFQTALSMYFQEAAIPKNNAGLALLTPTNTPATPPNFPEALNMFSNMSTSDSSSKMVAASPGPHANSSLSPRGRSHIFQASRWLAPSMGVSNGSTSSFPSSNSNTADCQFQIDNNYIGSSNSVI